From a region of the Haematobia irritans isolate KBUSLIRL chromosome 4, ASM5000362v1, whole genome shotgun sequence genome:
- the tral gene encoding LSM14 family protein trailer hitch isoform X4, whose translation MSGGMPELGSKISLISKADIRYEGRLYTVDPQECTIALSSVRSFGTEDRETQFQIAPQSQIYDYILFRGTDIKDIRVINNSLPHPNDPAIMQVQLPNGQHVMPHLSMPSMNPQVPPMGAVGAYGNPFGSMGGLGAIGGASGAGTVSQSLAPGAGATGPFMMGNQQVPSQQKLPQGQHSQSQQQQKQPISVIDMLAGASRSTTPISLISRKSPSADIGVQVNQQQQQQPSHQQHNHNQNQPQQHHHHPNQHQNNTGHGGQSRDAGHKRPNYQNQRNGGGGGGSGSNAQRNNQYNTRDRRDSGRMMDNYHNNHDGGNRNSYNQRGNNQGNQNRNNWNMHRGNLPNNMRNNRGMRNQGGFRSSSGPGGMQKPPRNPIKFEQDFDFEQANNKFEELRSQLSKLKVGDEPKSEQCSSPTPTTSQMNGETDKKDDSGNETGAGEHEPEEEEITVGYDKTKSFFDNISCETAQDRAKNKNYDWRQERKLNSETFGVSSTRRGGYRGRGNSYYSRSVGNYNGGGGYNRGYRGNNYRNRSNNRNKMHNRDTNNTNTNNGNVNTATINTNIPTANNDTAATNLKNQTQQTTAAGSTSVANSNTASTSKTVSSALQETKNQPQMATVGAGQ comes from the exons TTCGCTCTTTTGGGACGGAGGATCGGGAGACCCAATTTCAAATTGCACCACAAAGCCAAATCTACGATTATATACTTTTCCGTGGCACTGACATCAAGGATATACGCGTAATAAACAACAGCTTACCACACCCCAATGATCCTGCTATAATGCAAGTACAATTACCGAATGGCCAGCATGTAATGCCACATTTGTCCATGCCATCCATGAACCCACAAGTGCCGCCAATGGGGGCTGTTGGTGCATATGGAAATCCGTTTGGTTCTATGGGTGGCTTGGGTGCGATCGGTGGCGCTAGTGGAGCTGGTACTGTATCTCAGTCATTGGCACCTGGAGCTGGTGCTACGGGGCCATTTATGATGGGTAATCAACAAGTGCCATCACAGCAGAAACTTCCACAAGGACAACACTCTCAAAGCCAACAACAGCAAAAGCAACCAA TTTCCGTCATAGACATGCTCGCTGGAGCTTCGAGGTCAACAACTCCTATAAGTTTAATATCGAGGAAAAGTCCCTCTGCAGATATTGGTGTACAAgttaaccaacaacaacaacaacagccatCGCACCAACAACACAACCACAATCAAAATCAGCCTCAGCAGCACCATCATCATCCGAATCAACATCAAAATAATACCGGCCATGGTGGTCAATCGCGAGATGCTGGACACAAGCGACCAAACTATCAGAACCAACGTAATGGCGGAGGAGGCGGCGGCAGTGGTAGCAATGCCCAACGTAATAATCAATATAATACCCGAGATCGCCGCGATTCGGGTCGTATGATGGACAACTATCATAACAATCATGACGGTGGGAACCGTAATTCCTATAATCAACGAGGTAATAATCAGGGTAATCAAAATCGGAACAACTGGAACATGCATCGTGGTAATTTGCCAAATAATATGCGCAATAATAGAGGAATGCGCAACCAAGGG ggCTTCAGATCATCAAGTGGTCCAGGTGGTATGCAAAAACCACCACGCAATCCTATTAAGTTTGAACAGGACTTTGACTTTGAACAAGCGAATAATAAATTTGAGGAGCTACGCTCACAGCTATCAAAGCTGAAGGTTGGAGATGAACCTAAATCTGAGCAG TGTTCTTCGCCTACTCCTACTACTTCGCAGATGAATGGTGAAACAGATAAAAAGGATGATTCTGGTAATGAGACTGGCGCCGGTGAACACGAACCCGAGGAGGAGGAAATTACTGTGGGTTATGATAAGACTAAGTCATTTTTTGATAATATATCTTGTGAAACTGCACAAGATCGtgctaaaaataaaaactacgattggcGTCAGGAACGTAAACTAAACAGTGAAACATTTGGAGTTTCCTCTACCAGACGTGGAGG GTATCGCGGGCGAGGCAACAGTTATTACAGTCGTAGTGTTGGCAACTACAATGGTGGGGGCGGATACAATCGCGGCTATCGTGGTAATAATTATCGCAATAGAAGCAACAATCGCAATAAAATGCACAATCGCGATACCAACAATACAAATACCAACAACGGCAACGTTAATACCGCCACCATCAATACAAATATTCCCACAGCGAATAATGATACTGCAGCAACTAACTTGAAAAATCAAACACAACAAACTACGGCAGCAGGCTCAACATCTGTTGCAAACTCAAATACAGCGTCTACATCAAAAACGGTATCTTCAGCTTTACAAGAGACTAAAAATCAACCGCAGATGGCCACCGTTGGAGCTG
- the tral gene encoding LSM14 family protein trailer hitch isoform X5: MSGGMPELGSKISLISKADIRYEGRLYTVDPQECTIALSSVRSFGTEDRETQFQIAPQSQIYDYILFRGTDIKDIRVINNSLPHPNDPAIMQVQLPNGQHVMPHLSMPSMNPQVPPMGAVGAYGNPFGSMGGLGAIGGASGAGTVSQSLAPGAGATGPFMMGNQQVPSQQKLPQGQHSQSQQQQKQPNMLAGASRSTTPISLISRKSPSADIGVQVNQQQQQQPSHQQHNHNQNQPQQHHHHPNQHQNNTGHGGQSRDAGHKRPNYQNQRNGGGGGGSGSNAQRNNQYNTRDRRDSGRMMDNYHNNHDGGNRNSYNQRGNNQGNQNRNNWNMHRGNLPNNMRNNRGMRNQGGFRSSSGPGGMQKPPRNPIKFEQDFDFEQANNKFEELRSQLSKLKVGDEPKSEQCSSPTPTTSQMNGETDKKDDSGNETGAGEHEPEEEEITVGYDKTKSFFDNISCETAQDRAKNKNYDWRQERKLNSETFGVSSTRRGGYRGRGNSYYSRSVGNYNGGGGYNRGYRGNNYRNRSNNRNKMHNRDTNNTNTNNGNVNTATINTNIPTANNDTAATNLKNQTQQTTAAGSTSVANSNTASTSKTVSSALQETKNQPQMATVGAGQ; the protein is encoded by the exons TTCGCTCTTTTGGGACGGAGGATCGGGAGACCCAATTTCAAATTGCACCACAAAGCCAAATCTACGATTATATACTTTTCCGTGGCACTGACATCAAGGATATACGCGTAATAAACAACAGCTTACCACACCCCAATGATCCTGCTATAATGCAAGTACAATTACCGAATGGCCAGCATGTAATGCCACATTTGTCCATGCCATCCATGAACCCACAAGTGCCGCCAATGGGGGCTGTTGGTGCATATGGAAATCCGTTTGGTTCTATGGGTGGCTTGGGTGCGATCGGTGGCGCTAGTGGAGCTGGTACTGTATCTCAGTCATTGGCACCTGGAGCTGGTGCTACGGGGCCATTTATGATGGGTAATCAACAAGTGCCATCACAGCAGAAACTTCCACAAGGACAACACTCTCAAAGCCAACAACAGCAAAAGCAACCAA ACATGCTCGCTGGAGCTTCGAGGTCAACAACTCCTATAAGTTTAATATCGAGGAAAAGTCCCTCTGCAGATATTGGTGTACAAgttaaccaacaacaacaacaacagccatCGCACCAACAACACAACCACAATCAAAATCAGCCTCAGCAGCACCATCATCATCCGAATCAACATCAAAATAATACCGGCCATGGTGGTCAATCGCGAGATGCTGGACACAAGCGACCAAACTATCAGAACCAACGTAATGGCGGAGGAGGCGGCGGCAGTGGTAGCAATGCCCAACGTAATAATCAATATAATACCCGAGATCGCCGCGATTCGGGTCGTATGATGGACAACTATCATAACAATCATGACGGTGGGAACCGTAATTCCTATAATCAACGAGGTAATAATCAGGGTAATCAAAATCGGAACAACTGGAACATGCATCGTGGTAATTTGCCAAATAATATGCGCAATAATAGAGGAATGCGCAACCAAGGG ggCTTCAGATCATCAAGTGGTCCAGGTGGTATGCAAAAACCACCACGCAATCCTATTAAGTTTGAACAGGACTTTGACTTTGAACAAGCGAATAATAAATTTGAGGAGCTACGCTCACAGCTATCAAAGCTGAAGGTTGGAGATGAACCTAAATCTGAGCAG TGTTCTTCGCCTACTCCTACTACTTCGCAGATGAATGGTGAAACAGATAAAAAGGATGATTCTGGTAATGAGACTGGCGCCGGTGAACACGAACCCGAGGAGGAGGAAATTACTGTGGGTTATGATAAGACTAAGTCATTTTTTGATAATATATCTTGTGAAACTGCACAAGATCGtgctaaaaataaaaactacgattggcGTCAGGAACGTAAACTAAACAGTGAAACATTTGGAGTTTCCTCTACCAGACGTGGAGG GTATCGCGGGCGAGGCAACAGTTATTACAGTCGTAGTGTTGGCAACTACAATGGTGGGGGCGGATACAATCGCGGCTATCGTGGTAATAATTATCGCAATAGAAGCAACAATCGCAATAAAATGCACAATCGCGATACCAACAATACAAATACCAACAACGGCAACGTTAATACCGCCACCATCAATACAAATATTCCCACAGCGAATAATGATACTGCAGCAACTAACTTGAAAAATCAAACACAACAAACTACGGCAGCAGGCTCAACATCTGTTGCAAACTCAAATACAGCGTCTACATCAAAAACGGTATCTTCAGCTTTACAAGAGACTAAAAATCAACCGCAGATGGCCACCGTTGGAGCTG
- the tral gene encoding LSM14 family protein trailer hitch isoform X6 translates to MSGGMPELGSKISLISKADIRYEGRLYTVDPQECTIALSSVRSFGTEDRETQFQIAPQSQIYDYILFRGTDIKDIRVINNSLPHPNDPAIMQVQLPNGQHVMPHLSMPSMNPQVPPMGAVGAYGNPFGSMGGLGAIGGASGAGTVSQSLAPGAGATGPFMMGNQQVPSQQKLPQGQHSQSQQQQKQPNMLAGASRSTTPISLISRKSPSADIGVQVNQQQQQQPSHQQHNHNQNQPQQHHHHPNQHQNNTGHGGQSRDAGHKRPNYQNQRNGGGGGGSGSNAQRNNQYNTRDRRDSGRMMDNYHNNHDGGNRNSYNQRGNNQGNQNRNNWNMHRGNLPNNMRNNRGMRNQGGFRSSSGPGGMQKPPRNPIKFEQDFDFEQANNKFEELRSQLSKLKVGDEPKSEQMNGETDKKDDSGNETGAGEHEPEEEEITVGYDKTKSFFDNISCETAQDRAKNKNYDWRQERKLNSETFGVSSTRRGGYRGRGNSYYSRSVGNYNGGGGYNRGYRGNNYRNRSNNRNKMHNRDTNNTNTNNGNVNTATINTNIPTANNDTAATNLKNQTQQTTAAGSTSVANSNTASTSKTVSSALQETKNQPQMATVGAGQ, encoded by the exons TTCGCTCTTTTGGGACGGAGGATCGGGAGACCCAATTTCAAATTGCACCACAAAGCCAAATCTACGATTATATACTTTTCCGTGGCACTGACATCAAGGATATACGCGTAATAAACAACAGCTTACCACACCCCAATGATCCTGCTATAATGCAAGTACAATTACCGAATGGCCAGCATGTAATGCCACATTTGTCCATGCCATCCATGAACCCACAAGTGCCGCCAATGGGGGCTGTTGGTGCATATGGAAATCCGTTTGGTTCTATGGGTGGCTTGGGTGCGATCGGTGGCGCTAGTGGAGCTGGTACTGTATCTCAGTCATTGGCACCTGGAGCTGGTGCTACGGGGCCATTTATGATGGGTAATCAACAAGTGCCATCACAGCAGAAACTTCCACAAGGACAACACTCTCAAAGCCAACAACAGCAAAAGCAACCAA ACATGCTCGCTGGAGCTTCGAGGTCAACAACTCCTATAAGTTTAATATCGAGGAAAAGTCCCTCTGCAGATATTGGTGTACAAgttaaccaacaacaacaacaacagccatCGCACCAACAACACAACCACAATCAAAATCAGCCTCAGCAGCACCATCATCATCCGAATCAACATCAAAATAATACCGGCCATGGTGGTCAATCGCGAGATGCTGGACACAAGCGACCAAACTATCAGAACCAACGTAATGGCGGAGGAGGCGGCGGCAGTGGTAGCAATGCCCAACGTAATAATCAATATAATACCCGAGATCGCCGCGATTCGGGTCGTATGATGGACAACTATCATAACAATCATGACGGTGGGAACCGTAATTCCTATAATCAACGAGGTAATAATCAGGGTAATCAAAATCGGAACAACTGGAACATGCATCGTGGTAATTTGCCAAATAATATGCGCAATAATAGAGGAATGCGCAACCAAGGG ggCTTCAGATCATCAAGTGGTCCAGGTGGTATGCAAAAACCACCACGCAATCCTATTAAGTTTGAACAGGACTTTGACTTTGAACAAGCGAATAATAAATTTGAGGAGCTACGCTCACAGCTATCAAAGCTGAAGGTTGGAGATGAACCTAAATCTGAGCAG ATGAATGGTGAAACAGATAAAAAGGATGATTCTGGTAATGAGACTGGCGCCGGTGAACACGAACCCGAGGAGGAGGAAATTACTGTGGGTTATGATAAGACTAAGTCATTTTTTGATAATATATCTTGTGAAACTGCACAAGATCGtgctaaaaataaaaactacgattggcGTCAGGAACGTAAACTAAACAGTGAAACATTTGGAGTTTCCTCTACCAGACGTGGAGG GTATCGCGGGCGAGGCAACAGTTATTACAGTCGTAGTGTTGGCAACTACAATGGTGGGGGCGGATACAATCGCGGCTATCGTGGTAATAATTATCGCAATAGAAGCAACAATCGCAATAAAATGCACAATCGCGATACCAACAATACAAATACCAACAACGGCAACGTTAATACCGCCACCATCAATACAAATATTCCCACAGCGAATAATGATACTGCAGCAACTAACTTGAAAAATCAAACACAACAAACTACGGCAGCAGGCTCAACATCTGTTGCAAACTCAAATACAGCGTCTACATCAAAAACGGTATCTTCAGCTTTACAAGAGACTAAAAATCAACCGCAGATGGCCACCGTTGGAGCTG
- the tral gene encoding LSM14 family protein trailer hitch isoform X2, whose translation MSGGMPELGSKISLISKADIRYEGRLYTVDPQECTIALSSVRSFGTEDRETQFQIAPQSQIYDYILFRGTDIKDIRVINNSLPHPNDPAIMQVQLPNGQHVMPHLSMPSMNPQVPPMGAVGAYGNPFGSMGGLGAIGGASGAGTVSQSLAPGAGATGPFMMGNQQVPSQQKLPQGQHSQSQQQQKQPSSNTTDANPLSTSLLTTVDNVSSSPSSNANSNTNPNTNSKIGSSCNIGNNNVGLLGIGLNSDGSLLCNIGLGGGGGTSGIISNSSTATSAAAPSVSTVQKLLNTSVLSEHKDQDMLAGASRSTTPISLISRKSPSADIGVQVNQQQQQQPSHQQHNHNQNQPQQHHHHPNQHQNNTGHGGQSRDAGHKRPNYQNQRNGGGGGGSGSNAQRNNQYNTRDRRDSGRMMDNYHNNHDGGNRNSYNQRGNNQGNQNRNNWNMHRGNLPNNMRNNRGMRNQGGFRSSSGPGGMQKPPRNPIKFEQDFDFEQANNKFEELRSQLSKLKVGDEPKSEQCSSPTPTTSQMNGETDKKDDSGNETGAGEHEPEEEEITVGYDKTKSFFDNISCETAQDRAKNKNYDWRQERKLNSETFGVSSTRRGGYRGRGNSYYSRSVGNYNGGGGYNRGYRGNNYRNRSNNRNKMHNRDTNNTNTNNGNVNTATINTNIPTANNDTAATNLKNQTQQTTAAGSTSVANSNTASTSKTVSSALQETKNQPQMATVGAGQ comes from the exons TTCGCTCTTTTGGGACGGAGGATCGGGAGACCCAATTTCAAATTGCACCACAAAGCCAAATCTACGATTATATACTTTTCCGTGGCACTGACATCAAGGATATACGCGTAATAAACAACAGCTTACCACACCCCAATGATCCTGCTATAATGCAAGTACAATTACCGAATGGCCAGCATGTAATGCCACATTTGTCCATGCCATCCATGAACCCACAAGTGCCGCCAATGGGGGCTGTTGGTGCATATGGAAATCCGTTTGGTTCTATGGGTGGCTTGGGTGCGATCGGTGGCGCTAGTGGAGCTGGTACTGTATCTCAGTCATTGGCACCTGGAGCTGGTGCTACGGGGCCATTTATGATGGGTAATCAACAAGTGCCATCACAGCAGAAACTTCCACAAGGACAACACTCTCAAAGCCAACAACAGCAAAAGCAACCAA GCAGTAATACAACTGATGCAAATCCTTTGAGTACTTCATTATTGACAACGGTCGATAATGTAAGCTCATCTCCATCCTCAAATGCTAACAGCAATACTAACCCGAATACGAACAGTAAAATTGGCAGCAGCTGCAACATCGGTAATAACAACGTTGGTCTATTGGGTATTGGTCTGAATTCAGATGGCAGTCTCCTATGTAACATAGGCTTAGGAGGTGGCGGAGGTACAAGCGGTATTATTTCTAATAGTTCTACTGCCACTTCTGCTGCGGCTCCTTCGGTCTCGACAGTCCAGAAATTATTGAATACGTCGGTCCTAAGTGAGCACAAAGACCAAG ACATGCTCGCTGGAGCTTCGAGGTCAACAACTCCTATAAGTTTAATATCGAGGAAAAGTCCCTCTGCAGATATTGGTGTACAAgttaaccaacaacaacaacaacagccatCGCACCAACAACACAACCACAATCAAAATCAGCCTCAGCAGCACCATCATCATCCGAATCAACATCAAAATAATACCGGCCATGGTGGTCAATCGCGAGATGCTGGACACAAGCGACCAAACTATCAGAACCAACGTAATGGCGGAGGAGGCGGCGGCAGTGGTAGCAATGCCCAACGTAATAATCAATATAATACCCGAGATCGCCGCGATTCGGGTCGTATGATGGACAACTATCATAACAATCATGACGGTGGGAACCGTAATTCCTATAATCAACGAGGTAATAATCAGGGTAATCAAAATCGGAACAACTGGAACATGCATCGTGGTAATTTGCCAAATAATATGCGCAATAATAGAGGAATGCGCAACCAAGGG ggCTTCAGATCATCAAGTGGTCCAGGTGGTATGCAAAAACCACCACGCAATCCTATTAAGTTTGAACAGGACTTTGACTTTGAACAAGCGAATAATAAATTTGAGGAGCTACGCTCACAGCTATCAAAGCTGAAGGTTGGAGATGAACCTAAATCTGAGCAG TGTTCTTCGCCTACTCCTACTACTTCGCAGATGAATGGTGAAACAGATAAAAAGGATGATTCTGGTAATGAGACTGGCGCCGGTGAACACGAACCCGAGGAGGAGGAAATTACTGTGGGTTATGATAAGACTAAGTCATTTTTTGATAATATATCTTGTGAAACTGCACAAGATCGtgctaaaaataaaaactacgattggcGTCAGGAACGTAAACTAAACAGTGAAACATTTGGAGTTTCCTCTACCAGACGTGGAGG GTATCGCGGGCGAGGCAACAGTTATTACAGTCGTAGTGTTGGCAACTACAATGGTGGGGGCGGATACAATCGCGGCTATCGTGGTAATAATTATCGCAATAGAAGCAACAATCGCAATAAAATGCACAATCGCGATACCAACAATACAAATACCAACAACGGCAACGTTAATACCGCCACCATCAATACAAATATTCCCACAGCGAATAATGATACTGCAGCAACTAACTTGAAAAATCAAACACAACAAACTACGGCAGCAGGCTCAACATCTGTTGCAAACTCAAATACAGCGTCTACATCAAAAACGGTATCTTCAGCTTTACAAGAGACTAAAAATCAACCGCAGATGGCCACCGTTGGAGCTG
- the tral gene encoding LSM14 family protein trailer hitch isoform X1 — translation MSGGMPELGSKISLISKADIRYEGRLYTVDPQECTIALSSVRSFGTEDRETQFQIAPQSQIYDYILFRGTDIKDIRVINNSLPHPNDPAIMQVQLPNGQHVMPHLSMPSMNPQVPPMGAVGAYGNPFGSMGGLGAIGGASGAGTVSQSLAPGAGATGPFMMGNQQVPSQQKLPQGQHSQSQQQQKQPSSNTTDANPLSTSLLTTVDNVSSSPSSNANSNTNPNTNSKIGSSCNIGNNNVGLLGIGLNSDGSLLCNIGLGGGGGTSGIISNSSTATSAAAPSVSTVQKLLNTSVLSEHKDQVSVIDMLAGASRSTTPISLISRKSPSADIGVQVNQQQQQQPSHQQHNHNQNQPQQHHHHPNQHQNNTGHGGQSRDAGHKRPNYQNQRNGGGGGGSGSNAQRNNQYNTRDRRDSGRMMDNYHNNHDGGNRNSYNQRGNNQGNQNRNNWNMHRGNLPNNMRNNRGMRNQGGFRSSSGPGGMQKPPRNPIKFEQDFDFEQANNKFEELRSQLSKLKVGDEPKSEQCSSPTPTTSQMNGETDKKDDSGNETGAGEHEPEEEEITVGYDKTKSFFDNISCETAQDRAKNKNYDWRQERKLNSETFGVSSTRRGGYRGRGNSYYSRSVGNYNGGGGYNRGYRGNNYRNRSNNRNKMHNRDTNNTNTNNGNVNTATINTNIPTANNDTAATNLKNQTQQTTAAGSTSVANSNTASTSKTVSSALQETKNQPQMATVGAGQ, via the exons TTCGCTCTTTTGGGACGGAGGATCGGGAGACCCAATTTCAAATTGCACCACAAAGCCAAATCTACGATTATATACTTTTCCGTGGCACTGACATCAAGGATATACGCGTAATAAACAACAGCTTACCACACCCCAATGATCCTGCTATAATGCAAGTACAATTACCGAATGGCCAGCATGTAATGCCACATTTGTCCATGCCATCCATGAACCCACAAGTGCCGCCAATGGGGGCTGTTGGTGCATATGGAAATCCGTTTGGTTCTATGGGTGGCTTGGGTGCGATCGGTGGCGCTAGTGGAGCTGGTACTGTATCTCAGTCATTGGCACCTGGAGCTGGTGCTACGGGGCCATTTATGATGGGTAATCAACAAGTGCCATCACAGCAGAAACTTCCACAAGGACAACACTCTCAAAGCCAACAACAGCAAAAGCAACCAA GCAGTAATACAACTGATGCAAATCCTTTGAGTACTTCATTATTGACAACGGTCGATAATGTAAGCTCATCTCCATCCTCAAATGCTAACAGCAATACTAACCCGAATACGAACAGTAAAATTGGCAGCAGCTGCAACATCGGTAATAACAACGTTGGTCTATTGGGTATTGGTCTGAATTCAGATGGCAGTCTCCTATGTAACATAGGCTTAGGAGGTGGCGGAGGTACAAGCGGTATTATTTCTAATAGTTCTACTGCCACTTCTGCTGCGGCTCCTTCGGTCTCGACAGTCCAGAAATTATTGAATACGTCGGTCCTAAGTGAGCACAAAGACCAAG TTTCCGTCATAGACATGCTCGCTGGAGCTTCGAGGTCAACAACTCCTATAAGTTTAATATCGAGGAAAAGTCCCTCTGCAGATATTGGTGTACAAgttaaccaacaacaacaacaacagccatCGCACCAACAACACAACCACAATCAAAATCAGCCTCAGCAGCACCATCATCATCCGAATCAACATCAAAATAATACCGGCCATGGTGGTCAATCGCGAGATGCTGGACACAAGCGACCAAACTATCAGAACCAACGTAATGGCGGAGGAGGCGGCGGCAGTGGTAGCAATGCCCAACGTAATAATCAATATAATACCCGAGATCGCCGCGATTCGGGTCGTATGATGGACAACTATCATAACAATCATGACGGTGGGAACCGTAATTCCTATAATCAACGAGGTAATAATCAGGGTAATCAAAATCGGAACAACTGGAACATGCATCGTGGTAATTTGCCAAATAATATGCGCAATAATAGAGGAATGCGCAACCAAGGG ggCTTCAGATCATCAAGTGGTCCAGGTGGTATGCAAAAACCACCACGCAATCCTATTAAGTTTGAACAGGACTTTGACTTTGAACAAGCGAATAATAAATTTGAGGAGCTACGCTCACAGCTATCAAAGCTGAAGGTTGGAGATGAACCTAAATCTGAGCAG TGTTCTTCGCCTACTCCTACTACTTCGCAGATGAATGGTGAAACAGATAAAAAGGATGATTCTGGTAATGAGACTGGCGCCGGTGAACACGAACCCGAGGAGGAGGAAATTACTGTGGGTTATGATAAGACTAAGTCATTTTTTGATAATATATCTTGTGAAACTGCACAAGATCGtgctaaaaataaaaactacgattggcGTCAGGAACGTAAACTAAACAGTGAAACATTTGGAGTTTCCTCTACCAGACGTGGAGG GTATCGCGGGCGAGGCAACAGTTATTACAGTCGTAGTGTTGGCAACTACAATGGTGGGGGCGGATACAATCGCGGCTATCGTGGTAATAATTATCGCAATAGAAGCAACAATCGCAATAAAATGCACAATCGCGATACCAACAATACAAATACCAACAACGGCAACGTTAATACCGCCACCATCAATACAAATATTCCCACAGCGAATAATGATACTGCAGCAACTAACTTGAAAAATCAAACACAACAAACTACGGCAGCAGGCTCAACATCTGTTGCAAACTCAAATACAGCGTCTACATCAAAAACGGTATCTTCAGCTTTACAAGAGACTAAAAATCAACCGCAGATGGCCACCGTTGGAGCTG